From a region of the Synechococcus sp. PCC 7502 genome:
- a CDS encoding DnaJ C-terminal domain-containing protein: protein MQNFRNYYEILNLPKTASADEIKAAYRSLARRYHPDVNPGDKTAEDRFKEIGEAYEVLSDPTKRQQYDQFGQFWKQGGFQGGRSRYDDGADFNQNNEVDFSQFSDFQEFVDQLLGKFRTNEARKPEPNYNYRPPSAAPRTATRRDTEALLTLPLERAYVGGRERIRLEDGRSLEVNMPPGVMTGQRIRLKGQGPAGGDLFLKISLQAHPFFTLEGYDIRCQLPVSPSESVLGVQVEVPTLSGVVKLKVPPGVQSGQKLRLAGKGFPKDARSFGDQYVEVQIVVPKNPTGRERELYEQLLKIQTYDPREYLGRV from the coding sequence ATGCAAAATTTCCGTAACTACTACGAAATCCTAAATCTACCAAAAACCGCATCCGCAGACGAAATTAAGGCTGCCTATCGCAGCTTAGCGCGGAGGTACCACCCCGATGTTAATCCCGGGGACAAAACTGCTGAAGATCGGTTTAAAGAAATTGGTGAAGCATACGAGGTTTTATCTGATCCCACTAAAAGACAACAATACGATCAGTTTGGTCAGTTTTGGAAGCAAGGAGGGTTTCAAGGCGGTAGATCAAGGTACGATGATGGGGCGGACTTTAATCAAAATAACGAGGTTGATTTTAGCCAATTTAGTGATTTTCAAGAGTTTGTTGATCAACTTTTAGGCAAGTTTAGAACCAATGAGGCACGCAAGCCCGAACCAAATTATAACTATCGTCCTCCCAGTGCTGCTCCTAGAACTGCCACTCGCCGTGATACCGAAGCTTTATTAACTCTGCCTTTGGAAAGAGCCTATGTGGGGGGAAGAGAGAGAATTAGATTAGAAGATGGGCGATCGCTAGAAGTAAATATGCCCCCAGGAGTAATGACTGGACAACGCATTCGTCTCAAAGGGCAGGGTCCTGCGGGAGGAGATCTGTTCCTCAAAATTAGCTTACAAGCCCACCCATTTTTTACCCTTGAGGGTTATGATATCCGTTGTCAGTTACCCGTATCTCCTAGTGAATCAGTTTTAGGGGTACAAGTCGAAGTCCCCACCCTAAGCGGAGTGGTCAAACTTAAAGTTCCACCGGGGGTGCAATCGGGACAGAAGTTACGTTTGGCAGGAAAGGGTTTTCCTAAGGATGCCCGCAGTTTTGGTGATCAATATGTAGAAGTGCAGATTGTAGTTCCCAAGAATCCTACGGGACGAGAACGGGAACTTTATGAACAGTTACTAAAAATCCAAACCTATGATCCAAGGGAATATTTGGGCAGGGTTTAG
- a CDS encoding serine/threonine-protein kinase, giving the protein MQPPILSGSILRDRYIIKNILGQGGMGRTYMAEDMERFNEPCVLKEFIPYSPTPEAIKKAKELFQREASILYQIKHPQVPQFRATFEASGRLFLVQDYVDGKTFRDILIECVKRKTTFSEAEVTELLLTVLPILVYLHSHHIIHRDISPENLILRNSDRLPVLIDFGVVKETATKLLSHSSHSTVVGKLGYAPPEQMQSGRAYPNSDLYALAATAVVLLTGKEPQELFDDVSLTWHWEQFASVSAGLKQVLDKMLSFKPNDRYSNAQEVLAALEFAQASLSQVKTFMVGAQPSVSNNQNLSTQLSTQLATQKFVKSQKSNLSGILLGIGLVVISGIGAWAIASLVLNYKDIPRTTIVPPPPSIPTNINKGLDLQNNQAKVSDSITADQTITYRLDGKKGQTLTAALTGSGLVMTLIYVDQKPIDNYSSNLTIGYWRGKLPATGAYFIIIKTASGTTESNYDLEVQLEEPVIPKPKPTPTPIPTPDPTANPNNSNNPEISKTLEFPPGLLSTSVGGNVKPQQQIRYSVNVLDGQTLEVGIIGNIFAEIINPDGVVVWDSNNINPPKITKTLSGNYQILVRTKGDTEAPYKLDVATSN; this is encoded by the coding sequence ATGCAACCGCCAATTCTTTCGGGTTCTATCCTGCGCGATCGCTACATTATCAAAAATATCTTAGGTCAAGGAGGTATGGGGCGAACCTACATGGCGGAGGATATGGAAAGGTTTAATGAGCCCTGTGTTCTTAAGGAGTTTATTCCCTACAGCCCTACTCCCGAAGCAATCAAAAAAGCAAAGGAATTATTTCAACGGGAAGCCAGTATTCTTTATCAGATTAAACACCCGCAGGTTCCCCAATTTAGAGCCACCTTTGAAGCGTCTGGACGTTTATTTTTGGTGCAGGATTATGTGGATGGAAAAACCTTTAGGGATATTTTAATTGAGTGCGTTAAGCGTAAAACTACATTTAGTGAAGCTGAGGTGACAGAGTTATTACTTACGGTTTTACCGATTCTGGTGTATTTACATAGTCACCATATTATCCACAGGGATATTTCTCCCGAAAATTTAATTTTACGTAACAGCGATCGCCTACCAGTATTAATTGATTTTGGCGTAGTTAAAGAAACTGCCACTAAACTTTTATCTCACTCTTCTCATTCTACAGTTGTGGGTAAACTGGGCTATGCTCCCCCTGAACAAATGCAATCGGGACGCGCCTATCCTAATAGTGATCTCTATGCTTTAGCAGCAACAGCAGTGGTTTTACTAACGGGGAAAGAACCTCAAGAACTATTTGATGATGTGAGTTTAACTTGGCATTGGGAGCAGTTTGCCTCGGTTAGTGCAGGACTCAAGCAAGTATTAGACAAAATGTTGAGTTTTAAGCCTAATGACCGCTATAGTAATGCCCAAGAGGTATTAGCAGCCCTAGAGTTTGCCCAAGCCTCTTTATCGCAGGTCAAGACTTTTATGGTAGGGGCGCAACCCTCTGTATCTAACAATCAAAATCTATCTACACAACTATCAACGCAACTGGCAACACAGAAGTTTGTGAAATCTCAAAAAAGTAATCTATCAGGAATTTTATTAGGAATTGGTCTAGTCGTTATTTCAGGAATTGGGGCATGGGCGATCGCTTCATTGGTTTTAAATTACAAAGACATCCCAAGGACGACAATTGTTCCCCCTCCGCCATCGATACCAACTAACATCAATAAGGGACTGGATTTACAAAATAATCAAGCTAAAGTTAGCGATAGTATTACTGCCGATCAAACTATTACCTATCGACTTGATGGGAAGAAGGGGCAAACCCTAACGGCGGCATTGACTGGGTCTGGCTTGGTGATGACTTTGATTTATGTTGATCAAAAGCCCATAGATAATTATTCTAGCAACCTTACCATTGGCTACTGGAGAGGGAAGCTGCCAGCTACGGGGGCATACTTTATTATCATTAAAACCGCTAGTGGCACTACCGAAAGTAACTATGATTTGGAAGTACAACTAGAGGAACCTGTGATTCCTAAGCCTAAACCTACACCAACGCCTATTCCCACCCCTGATCCCACTGCCAATCCAAATAATTCAAACAATCCTGAAATTTCTAAAACCTTAGAATTCCCGCCCGGATTATTGAGTACCTCCGTGGGTGGCAATGTCAAACCTCAGCAACAAATTCGCTATAGTGTGAATGTGTTAGATGGACAAACCCTAGAAGTAGGAATTATTGGTAATATTTTTGCTGAAATCATTAATCCTGACGGGGTGGTGGTTTGGGATTCTAATAATATTAATCCTCCTAAGATCACCAAAACCCTGAGTGGCAATTATCAAATCTTAGTGAGGACTAAAGGAGATACTGAGGCTCCATATAAGTTAGATGTTGCTACCAGTAATTAG
- a CDS encoding site-2 protease family protein — MNTWLQIFLVILAIAVIPFFLMCWNIAKITLRSVRHVIPATTEPPEFVKNTLQSTISELQSLGFKFLGYYEIEKANLNADKSDWGVLFCDESHQVYVGGSIPEVTILDNPPVNIAFSSFFADGGYVSTINLKLDPKLKAIVSQPKPEISRIQHLGFATIPDLWQKHQDILQEQSLTREILTLDPEAYQETIERNAAIEVSRLVSTKEMVWVEPDKSYRYGWLLILRSALIYTPMVWSAIFANFAGGTSKLNQVPSLELEISQFQAQLEQKPAKLSPKLQRALALGTLAIFMVVYAAWFSWQGMLIFVGVLLFHEGGHVLAMKWFGYRDVTMLFIPFLGALATARKDNASLTEKVWISLAGPLPGLIIGTGLAIAFFNVDHGISGFANDSWIHTLTFTLIGLNLFNLLPVYPLDGGQVADLLLFSSNPYLSVLYKSLGVGLFILIGLKQPLFLAFAFLIALSVPHSFRVARLQKRLQENFQNNPPTERPELIRHIFENLQQPPYNRFAFAQKSLIAKGILDIQREKSAHWYTRLGLSAIYIISLIGGAIGGLYAIFPNPQAWAGMAKYLSYIGKDAKVIVQQESQSRIEEANRKLQANPKDAKAYQDRSSAYLMLKNLPQALADANQAIKLDPKSEHSYALRGQIRRMLKDTKGEEADYKIFQTLYAQKQIDLASSKLQTNPQDISYYLIRGHAYAQIGNSTKALADFNQALKLKPQNAAIFLSRGQFYLDNKNYSQALADSNQAIKLQPKSSEAYYFRSEVYKQLGDMLKADADAKKAESFYSDKDVEDTEP; from the coding sequence ATGAATACTTGGTTACAAATATTTCTGGTAATTCTGGCGATCGCAGTAATACCATTTTTCTTGATGTGCTGGAATATTGCCAAAATAACTTTGCGCTCGGTGCGTCACGTTATCCCAGCCACTACCGAACCACCAGAATTTGTTAAAAATACATTACAGTCCACGATTTCTGAACTCCAATCATTAGGATTTAAGTTTTTAGGCTATTACGAAATTGAAAAAGCCAATCTGAATGCTGATAAATCAGACTGGGGGGTGCTGTTTTGTGATGAATCACATCAAGTATATGTTGGAGGTTCAATTCCTGAAGTTACTATTTTAGATAATCCACCTGTTAACATTGCCTTCTCCAGCTTTTTTGCTGATGGTGGCTATGTTTCTACGATTAACCTTAAGCTTGACCCAAAACTCAAGGCTATTGTCAGTCAACCTAAGCCAGAGATCAGTCGTATTCAACATCTGGGATTTGCTACCATTCCCGATCTGTGGCAAAAGCATCAAGACATCCTCCAAGAACAATCCTTAACTCGTGAAATCCTTACCCTTGATCCTGAAGCCTATCAAGAAACTATAGAACGAAATGCAGCGATCGAAGTCAGTCGCTTGGTTTCTACCAAAGAAATGGTGTGGGTGGAGCCAGACAAATCCTATCGTTACGGTTGGTTGCTGATATTGCGATCGGCTTTAATTTATACCCCTATGGTGTGGTCTGCGATATTTGCGAATTTTGCAGGTGGAACTTCTAAATTGAATCAGGTGCCAAGCCTCGAACTAGAAATCAGTCAATTTCAAGCTCAACTAGAACAGAAGCCCGCAAAACTCTCTCCCAAATTGCAACGGGCTTTAGCGTTGGGAACGTTAGCGATATTTATGGTGGTTTATGCTGCGTGGTTTTCATGGCAAGGAATGCTAATTTTTGTCGGCGTACTCTTATTCCATGAGGGTGGTCATGTACTGGCGATGAAATGGTTTGGATATCGGGATGTAACAATGCTATTTATTCCATTTCTCGGAGCCTTGGCAACGGCAAGAAAAGATAATGCTTCCCTTACGGAAAAAGTCTGGATATCTTTGGCGGGTCCGTTACCCGGATTAATTATAGGTACTGGGTTAGCGATCGCTTTTTTTAATGTCGATCATGGTATTTCTGGATTTGCAAATGATTCATGGATTCACACTTTAACATTCACCCTAATTGGACTGAATTTATTTAATTTGCTGCCAGTTTATCCCCTTGATGGTGGACAAGTTGCTGACCTATTATTATTTTCTAGTAATCCCTACTTGAGTGTATTGTATAAAAGCTTAGGCGTAGGACTATTCATTCTAATTGGCTTAAAACAACCATTATTTCTAGCTTTTGCGTTTTTAATTGCCCTATCCGTTCCCCACAGTTTTCGCGTAGCAAGGTTACAGAAACGATTACAAGAGAATTTCCAAAATAATCCACCCACCGAGCGACCAGAACTAATCCGCCATATTTTTGAAAACCTGCAACAGCCACCTTACAATAGGTTTGCCTTTGCCCAAAAAAGTCTTATTGCTAAAGGTATTCTTGATATTCAAAGGGAAAAATCCGCCCATTGGTACACCAGACTTGGGCTCAGTGCTATCTATATTATTAGTCTGATTGGAGGAGCGATCGGGGGACTATATGCGATTTTCCCAAATCCTCAGGCTTGGGCAGGGATGGCTAAATACTTGAGTTATATCGGCAAAGATGCCAAAGTGATCGTGCAACAGGAATCGCAATCAAGAATCGAGGAAGCAAATCGCAAGCTTCAAGCCAACCCTAAAGATGCCAAGGCATACCAAGATCGCAGCAGTGCCTATCTTATGCTAAAGAACCTCCCCCAAGCTCTAGCCGATGCCAACCAAGCGATTAAACTCGATCCTAAATCCGAACATAGTTATGCCTTACGGGGACAGATTCGGCGAATGTTGAAGGACACTAAAGGCGAGGAAGCAGATTACAAAATCTTTCAAACGCTCTACGCTCAAAAGCAGATTGATCTTGCCAGTTCAAAACTACAAACCAATCCCCAAGATATTAGCTATTATCTTATCCGTGGTCATGCTTACGCTCAGATAGGTAATTCAACAAAGGCATTAGCAGATTTTAATCAGGCATTAAAACTAAAGCCTCAAAATGCTGCCATATTTTTAAGCCGAGGGCAGTTTTACTTGGACAATAAAAATTACTCACAAGCTTTGGCAGACTCCAACCAAGCCATTAAACTCCAACCTAAATCTAGTGAAGCATACTATTTTAGAAGTGAGGTATATAAGCAACTTGGAGACATGCTGAAAGCCGATGCTGATGCTAAAAAAGCGGAAAGCTTCTATTCAGATAAAGATGTTGAAGATACGGAACCTTAA
- a CDS encoding glutathione S-transferase family protein, with translation MIKLYGHELSGNSYKVKLLLSLLHLEYEWIKVDLMQGEHKGEQHLARNPFGQVPVLIDGDVTLADAQSILVYLARKYGGDRWLPLDAVALAQVVRWLSTAAGEVRQGTENARLYYLFGATNINIELATQKSGFILNQLDQHLSTRNWLEFEHPTIADIAIFPYIALAAGGKIDIKPYSHVLAWIERVKQLSGFVAMVGI, from the coding sequence ATGATTAAGCTCTACGGACATGAACTTTCGGGTAACAGCTACAAAGTTAAATTGCTTCTTTCCCTACTTCATCTTGAATATGAATGGATAAAAGTTGATTTAATGCAAGGGGAACATAAAGGTGAGCAACATTTAGCTCGAAATCCCTTTGGTCAAGTTCCTGTGTTGATCGATGGTGACGTTACTTTAGCTGATGCCCAATCCATTCTGGTCTATTTGGCACGAAAATATGGAGGCGATCGCTGGCTCCCCTTAGATGCTGTAGCCTTAGCACAAGTAGTACGTTGGCTATCTACGGCTGCGGGAGAAGTACGGCAGGGGACAGAAAATGCGCGACTCTATTACCTATTTGGGGCGACTAATATCAATATTGAACTGGCTACGCAAAAATCTGGATTTATCCTCAATCAACTGGATCAACATCTAAGTACAAGGAATTGGTTAGAATTTGAACACCCGACAATTGCTGATATTGCTATTTTCCCGTACATTGCCCTAGCTGCTGGTGGCAAGATTGATATTAAACCCTATTCCCATGTTTTAGCTTGGATTGAACGGGTTAAACAGTTATCTGGATTTGTAGCAATGGTAGGAATTTAA
- a CDS encoding Mrp/NBP35 family ATP-binding protein, producing MTLLDAAAIFKALTPIQEPESRKSLVELNMIRDINIKPSGIVGFTLVLGGNTAPAVKQSLIDQCKTVVKSLPDVKDVWVKVDMPEKPPVPSSPVSSLTPVQGVKHIVAISSGKGGVGKTSVSVNVAVALAEMGAKVGILDADIYGPNVPLMLGMDAARMEVIKDASGKDIVQPAFNHGVKMISMAFLVDKDQPIVWRGPMLNGVIRQFLYQANWGELDYLIVDMPPGTGDAQLTLVQSVPLAGAVIVTTPQTVSLLDARKGLKMFEQMGVPVLGIVENMSYFIPPDLPDRQYDIFGSGGGSKTASELQVPLLGCVPLEIDLRKGSDRGIPIVLDHPESASAKALISIAKAIAATINSY from the coding sequence ATGACCTTACTCGATGCTGCGGCAATTTTTAAAGCTCTGACTCCTATCCAAGAACCAGAATCACGCAAGAGCTTAGTTGAACTTAACATGATTCGAGATATCAATATCAAACCATCAGGGATTGTTGGTTTTACCCTTGTTCTAGGTGGTAATACAGCACCTGCCGTTAAGCAATCCCTCATAGATCAATGTAAAACTGTAGTTAAGTCCCTGCCAGATGTTAAAGATGTGTGGGTTAAAGTGGATATGCCTGAAAAACCACCAGTCCCATCTTCCCCAGTTTCTAGTCTGACTCCTGTGCAAGGAGTTAAGCATATCGTAGCAATTTCTAGCGGTAAAGGCGGTGTGGGTAAAACCAGTGTATCAGTGAATGTAGCAGTAGCTTTAGCAGAAATGGGAGCTAAAGTGGGCATTTTAGACGCAGATATTTATGGTCCTAATGTGCCTTTAATGCTCGGTATGGATGCTGCTCGTATGGAAGTGATTAAAGATGCGAGTGGTAAGGATATAGTTCAGCCTGCATTTAACCACGGTGTCAAGATGATTTCTATGGCATTTTTAGTAGATAAGGATCAGCCCATCGTCTGGAGAGGTCCCATGTTAAATGGCGTAATCAGACAGTTTTTATATCAAGCTAATTGGGGAGAACTAGATTATTTAATTGTAGATATGCCTCCAGGTACAGGGGACGCTCAGTTAACTTTAGTACAGTCTGTGCCACTGGCTGGTGCGGTAATTGTGACTACGCCTCAAACCGTATCCCTCTTAGATGCGCGCAAAGGTCTAAAAATGTTTGAGCAAATGGGAGTACCTGTCTTAGGAATTGTGGAAAATATGAGTTACTTTATCCCGCCAGATTTACCCGATCGCCAGTATGATATTTTTGGTTCTGGGGGAGGTTCTAAAACTGCCTCAGAGTTACAAGTACCTTTATTAGGCTGTGTACCTTTAGAAATTGATTTAAGAAAAGGTAGCGATCGCGGCATACCGATAGTATTAGATCATCCAGAATCTGCCTCAGCTAAAGCTCTAATTAGTATTGCTAAAGCGATTGCCGCCACAATCAATTCATACTAA
- the ruvA gene encoding Holliday junction branch migration protein RuvA — MIGYLRGTLVEIKTGDLKKSIPTITLDIQGIGYEVQVTANSLSKLPAIDESLKLYTYLQVREDRLGLFGFLSISERDLFRELIAVSGIGTQMAIALINTLGIEDLVKAIVTSNTRILSLTPGVGTKTAERIALELKSKLADWRLSQVGTASTFIVAVQEDLEMTLLALGYSPKEINQALGAIATSPLLINNQDLETWLKVAINWLSQNSC; from the coding sequence ATGATTGGCTATTTACGAGGTACGTTAGTTGAAATTAAAACAGGTGATTTGAAAAAATCGATCCCAACTATTACCCTTGATATTCAAGGCATTGGCTATGAGGTACAAGTTACTGCCAATTCTCTGAGTAAATTACCTGCCATTGACGAATCATTAAAACTATATACCTATCTCCAAGTCAGAGAAGATCGATTAGGATTATTTGGTTTTTTATCTATTAGTGAACGGGATTTATTTAGGGAGTTAATTGCGGTTTCAGGTATTGGGACCCAAATGGCGATCGCTTTAATTAATACCCTAGGCATAGAAGACTTAGTCAAAGCGATCGTTACCAGTAATACCCGCATTCTTAGCCTTACCCCCGGAGTCGGTACTAAAACTGCTGAAAGAATAGCCTTAGAGCTAAAATCAAAATTAGCAGATTGGCGACTTTCCCAAGTAGGAACGGCTAGCACTTTTATTGTGGCAGTGCAAGAAGATTTAGAAATGACCCTACTCGCACTAGGATATAGTCCTAAAGAAATTAATCAGGCATTAGGAGCGATCGCCACATCACCCCTACTTATCAATAATCAAGATCTAGAAACATGGCTAAAAGTAGCAATTAACTGGTTAAGTCAAAATAGTTGTTAA
- a CDS encoding cupin domain-containing protein, with the protein MKLHADFSQRVVVDSEALNWVDSPMIGVQRRMLERDGEEVARATSIVRYAPNSHFSAHTHGGGEEFFVLEGTFSDEYGDYPAGTYVRNPVGSTHTPFSKEGCTILVKLWQMEPDDQERVAIATTQTAWLNGLVKGLQVMPLHSHKTENVALVKWDVGTQFQHHIHLGGEEIFVLDGIFEDEFGAYPKGSWLRNPKGSKHTPFSQLGCLIYVKVGHLNQK; encoded by the coding sequence ATGAAACTTCATGCAGATTTTAGTCAGCGTGTGGTCGTTGATAGTGAAGCCTTAAATTGGGTTGATTCGCCCATGATTGGGGTGCAGCGTCGGATGTTAGAACGTGATGGCGAAGAGGTCGCAAGGGCAACTTCAATCGTCCGCTATGCTCCCAATAGTCATTTCTCTGCACATACCCACGGTGGTGGTGAAGAGTTTTTTGTCCTTGAAGGTACTTTTTCTGATGAATACGGTGATTATCCTGCGGGGACTTACGTCCGTAATCCTGTTGGATCAACACATACGCCTTTTAGTAAGGAAGGCTGCACAATTTTAGTTAAGCTCTGGCAAATGGAACCCGATGATCAGGAACGGGTGGCGATCGCTACTACCCAAACAGCTTGGCTTAATGGCTTAGTCAAGGGATTACAGGTAATGCCTCTCCATAGCCATAAAACTGAAAATGTTGCCCTAGTTAAGTGGGATGTTGGTACCCAGTTTCAACACCATATTCATTTAGGTGGAGAAGAAATCTTTGTACTGGATGGCATCTTTGAAGATGAGTTTGGGGCTTATCCCAAGGGTAGTTGGCTGCGTAATCCCAAGGGTAGTAAGCATACTCCCTTTAGTCAATTAGGTTGTTTAATTTATGTCAAAGTTGGACATTTAAATCAAAAATAG
- a CDS encoding RNA-binding protein has product MTIYVGNLSYQASQEDLMEVFNDYGKVKRVQLPTDRETGRMRGFAFVDMEEDSQETAAIEALDGAEWMGRDLKVNKAKPREERGGGGNRGGGRNRY; this is encoded by the coding sequence GTGACTATTTATGTAGGTAACTTGTCATACCAAGCCAGTCAAGAAGACTTAATGGAAGTTTTTAATGACTACGGTAAGGTTAAGCGAGTACAACTCCCCACCGATCGCGAAACTGGTCGGATGCGTGGATTTGCTTTTGTCGATATGGAAGAAGATTCCCAAGAAACAGCCGCAATTGAAGCTCTGGACGGAGCCGAATGGATGGGGCGTGATCTAAAGGTAAACAAAGCTAAGCCCCGTGAAGAACGTGGTGGTGGCGGTAATCGAGGTGGCGGCAGAAACCGTTACTAA
- a CDS encoding MBL fold metallo-hydrolase, translating into MPISEKEFSVHFWGVRGSIATPGVGTVRYGGNTPCVEIRCHGKRLIMDGGTGIRALGQYLLKEMPVEGHIFFTHSHWDHIQGFPFFIPAFIKGNTFDIYGRIAPNGATLQERLEDQMHHPNFPVPLRIMGSTMKFHNIEIGEKIDLGDGVIVETGMLNHPGEATGYRVCWDNYAIVYATDTEHFADGIDQNLVNLARNADVLILDATYSDEQYWSKVSPKVGWGHSTWQEAIKVAESANVKTLVIYHHDPLHDDDYLDEVGKKAKEQFPGAIMAREGMVLSLTA; encoded by the coding sequence ATGCCTATCAGTGAAAAAGAGTTTTCAGTCCACTTTTGGGGTGTAAGAGGTAGCATTGCCACTCCGGGGGTGGGAACTGTGCGCTATGGTGGCAATACTCCCTGCGTGGAAATTCGCTGTCACGGTAAACGTCTTATTATGGATGGGGGAACTGGAATCAGGGCATTAGGACAGTATCTGCTCAAAGAAATGCCTGTGGAGGGACACATCTTTTTTACCCATAGTCATTGGGATCATATTCAAGGCTTTCCTTTTTTTATTCCTGCATTTATTAAAGGTAATACTTTTGACATTTATGGCAGAATTGCCCCCAATGGAGCTACCTTACAAGAACGGCTAGAAGATCAAATGCATCACCCTAATTTTCCTGTACCTTTGAGAATTATGGGTTCCACGATGAAATTTCACAATATTGAAATTGGCGAAAAAATTGATCTTGGTGATGGCGTGATTGTGGAAACGGGGATGCTTAACCATCCAGGTGAGGCTACGGGCTATAGAGTTTGTTGGGATAACTATGCGATCGTCTATGCTACGGATACTGAACATTTTGCTGACGGAATTGATCAAAATTTAGTTAATCTGGCACGTAATGCTGATGTTTTAATTTTGGATGCTACTTACAGCGATGAGCAGTATTGGTCAAAAGTCTCACCTAAGGTGGGATGGGGACATTCAACTTGGCAGGAGGCAATTAAGGTGGCAGAGAGCGCAAACGTTAAGACCTTAGTAATCTATCATCACGATCCCCTCCATGATGATGATTATTTGGATGAGGTGGGTAAAAAAGCAAAAGAGCAATTTCCGGGCGCAATTATGGCAAGGGAAGGTATGGTTTTATCTTTAACTGCTTGA
- a CDS encoding pyridoxamine 5'-phosphate oxidase family protein: MPSKFGEIAFTPAVKAVQERMGSRETYDRYIAKGAANDTITPEIAEFIASMDGAYLGTTGSNGYPYIQFRGGQKGFLKVLDPKTIGFADYRGNVQYVSVGNMDDNDKAFLFLMDYRHRRRLKLWGRAYYTEADKSLISQVIDSDYSAVVERAIIFKIEAYSWNCPQHIPIRYSQAEVEAMQTRITELENLLSEAKKK; the protein is encoded by the coding sequence ATGCCCAGTAAATTTGGAGAGATTGCCTTTACCCCTGCCGTTAAAGCCGTACAGGAGCGCATGGGTTCCCGTGAGACCTACGATCGCTATATTGCTAAAGGTGCTGCCAATGATACAATTACCCCTGAAATTGCGGAATTTATTGCCAGTATGGATGGTGCCTACTTGGGAACAACTGGATCAAATGGCTATCCTTACATTCAGTTTCGCGGCGGACAAAAAGGATTTCTCAAGGTTCTTGATCCAAAAACGATTGGGTTTGCTGACTACAGAGGGAATGTGCAGTATGTGTCTGTGGGCAATATGGATGATAACGATAAAGCTTTTCTGTTTTTAATGGACTATCGTCATCGTCGTCGCCTCAAATTATGGGGAAGGGCATACTACACCGAAGCGGATAAAAGTCTGATTAGCCAAGTAATTGATTCAGACTATTCGGCAGTAGTAGAAAGAGCAATCATTTTTAAGATTGAGGCATATAGTTGGAACTGTCCGCAGCATATACCGATTCGCTATTCCCAAGCAGAAGTCGAAGCAATGCAGACTAGAATTACTGAGTTGGAAAACTTGCTTAGTGAGGCTAAGAAGAAATAA